A window of Desulfuribacillus stibiiarsenatis contains these coding sequences:
- a CDS encoding ATP-binding protein, with protein sequence LIDMRYEKKSTILTTNVGFKSWDEVFQDPKIANAILDRVLHHATVVNIIGDSYRIKDHLERDN encoded by the coding sequence CTCATTGATATGAGATATGAAAAGAAAAGTACGATTTTAACAACTAATGTTGGTTTTAAATCCTGGGACGAGGTATTCCAAGATCCTAAGATAGCAAATGCAATTTTGGATCGTGTCCTCCACCATGCAACGGTAGTTAATATTATTGGTGATTCTTACCGAATTAAGGACCATCTGGAACGAGATAATTAG